One Apis cerana isolate GH-2021 linkage group LG15, AcerK_1.0, whole genome shotgun sequence DNA window includes the following coding sequences:
- the LOC107993439 gene encoding protein FRA10AC1 — MFPAYSYLSAYDRHKKLINDYFTLYGGSVSSLERDTSRDKTDYDVIKENHRFLWDQDKDEPNTWGARLAKKYYDKLFKEYCIADLTYYKQNKVALRWRTEKEVIIGKGQFECGNKKCKNKEQLKSWEVNFGYIEHGQKKNALVKLRLCPECSIKLNYRSQKREAKKHKILKRLGTNIETSNNTPSTSTVKIEENKAINNIEKSIEEKDESKIWKEKPIEDLEKTREEEFEEYLADLLI, encoded by the exons ATGTTTCCGgcttattcatatttatcagCTTATGATAGacataaaaaacttattaatgaCTATTTTACATTGTATGGAGGTTCGGTATCATCTTTAGAACGAGACAc GTCCCGAGACAAGACAGACTATGATGTTATTAAAGAAAACCATAGATTTTTATGGGATCAGGATAAAGATGAACCAAATACATGGGGTGCTCGTTTGgcaaagaaatattatgataaattatttaaagaatattgtatagcagatttaacatattataagcAAAACAag gTTGCTTTAAGATGGAGGACAGAAAAAGAAGTTATCATTGGTAAAGGACAATTTGAatgtggaaataaaaaatgtaaaaataaggaaCAACTTAAATCTTGGGAAGTAAATTTTGGTTATATAGAGCATGGTCAAAAAAAGAATGCTCTTGTCAAATTAA gatTGTGTCCTGAATGTTCCATAAAGTTGAATTATAGATCTCAAAAGAGAGAagcaaaaaaacataaaatattaaaaagattaggaACAAATATAGAAACATCTAATAATACACCTAGTACTTCTACAGTTAAAATTGAAGAGAATAaagctataaataatattgaaaaatcaattgaagAGAAAGATGAATCtaaaatttggaaagaaaaacCAATTGAAGATTTGGAAAAAACAAGAGAGGAagaattcgaagaatatttagCAGatctattaatctaa
- the LOC107998021 gene encoding probable proline--tRNA ligase, mitochondrial isoform X2, with product MSNMPISKINKLSQLFQPVTATIATAKQTEIRSRSYENLLKYGLIKQVTTGMYAILPLGLRIFNKLTALVDNEMQKIGAQKLLLPALIPTHLWKKTDRFNNVTELFKIQDRAQRQYILSPTHEESICSILSTIGILSPKMLPLKLYQISNKWRDEMKPRLGFLRSREFIMKDLYTFDINLNNAQETYALVCNAYENIFKKIGIMYIKTIGDPGLIGGSISHEYHYVGHTFLLNTKYTIPLEVKIKINNKSIPLVMGCFGLGLSRIFTVMTELLSTKDELRWPKNLAPYTVCLIPPKAGSKEENKSQYIKEVMEILNQLNIDTILDDRTDLTIGKRFMHARITGFPYVIIIGKSIMNFPPLIEIHNINNSTNCEISLNDIPNYFNNEDIKL from the exons atgtcaaATATGccgatttctaaaataaataaattatcgcaATTATTTCAACCGGTTACTGCTACGATTGCTACTGCGaaacaaacagaaatacgtTCAAGAAGTTACGAA aatttacttaaatatgGTTTGATTAAACAAGTTACAACTGGTATGTATGCAATTTTACCTTTAGGTTTACGTATCTTTAATAAACTGACAGCACTTGTTGATAatgaaatgcaaaaaattggagctcaaaaattattactaccAGCTTTGATACCTACACATTTATGGAAGAAAACAGATAGATTTAATAACGTaactgaattatttaaaatacaagatCGAGCTCAAAGACAATATATACTAAGTCca ACGCATGAAGAATCAATTTGTTCTATATTATCAACTATAGGAATATTATCACCAAAAATGTtaccattaaaattatatcaaatttcgaataaatggaGAGATGAAATGAAACCAAGACTTGGATTTTTAAGAAGTAgagaatttataatgaaagatttatatacatttgatataaatttaaataatgcacaAGAAACATATGCTTTGGTATGCAATGCTtatgaaaacatatttaaGAAGATaggaataatgtatataaaaa ctaTTGGTGATCCAGGATTAATTGGAGGTTCAATATCTCATGAATATCATTAT gTGGgtcatacatttttattaaatacaaaatatacaatacctttagaagtaaaaataaaaataaataataaatcaataccTTTAGTAATGGGTTGTTTTGGACTTGGTTTAAGTCGCATTTTTACAGTTATGACTGAATTATTATCTACCAAAGATGAATTAAGATGGCCAAAAAATTTAGCACCATATACTGTATGTCTTATACCACCAAAG gcAGGaagcaaagaagaaaataaaagtcaatatataaaagaagtaatggaaattttaaatcaattaaatattgatactaTACTTGATGATAGAACAGACTTAACTATTGGAAAACGTTTTATGCATGCTCGCATAACTGGATTTccatatgttattataattggtAAATCCATAATGAATTTTCCAcctttaattgaaattcataatataaataattcaacaaattgtgaaatatctttaaatgatatacctaattattttaacaatgaagatatcaaactttaa
- the LOC107998021 gene encoding probable proline--tRNA ligase, mitochondrial isoform X1, translating to MSNMPISKINKLSQLFQPVTATIATAKQTEIRSRSYENLLKYGLIKQVTTGMYAILPLGLRIFNKLTALVDNEMQKIGAQKLLLPALIPTHLWKKTDRFNNVTELFKIQDRAQRQYILSPTHEESICSILSTIGILSPKMLPLKLYQISNKWRDEMKPRLGFLRSREFIMKDLYTFDINLNNAQETYALVCNAYENIFKKIGIMYIKTIGDPGLIGGSISHEYHYVSDIGEDIVCICPSCQYSINKTICKDSYCPKCKNAFNEKTTAEVGHTFLLNTKYTIPLEVKIKINNKSIPLVMGCFGLGLSRIFTVMTELLSTKDELRWPKNLAPYTVCLIPPKAGSKEENKSQYIKEVMEILNQLNIDTILDDRTDLTIGKRFMHARITGFPYVIIIGKSIMNFPPLIEIHNINNSTNCEISLNDIPNYFNNEDIKL from the exons atgtcaaATATGccgatttctaaaataaataaattatcgcaATTATTTCAACCGGTTACTGCTACGATTGCTACTGCGaaacaaacagaaatacgtTCAAGAAGTTACGAA aatttacttaaatatgGTTTGATTAAACAAGTTACAACTGGTATGTATGCAATTTTACCTTTAGGTTTACGTATCTTTAATAAACTGACAGCACTTGTTGATAatgaaatgcaaaaaattggagctcaaaaattattactaccAGCTTTGATACCTACACATTTATGGAAGAAAACAGATAGATTTAATAACGTaactgaattatttaaaatacaagatCGAGCTCAAAGACAATATATACTAAGTCca ACGCATGAAGAATCAATTTGTTCTATATTATCAACTATAGGAATATTATCACCAAAAATGTtaccattaaaattatatcaaatttcgaataaatggaGAGATGAAATGAAACCAAGACTTGGATTTTTAAGAAGTAgagaatttataatgaaagatttatatacatttgatataaatttaaataatgcacaAGAAACATATGCTTTGGTATGCAATGCTtatgaaaacatatttaaGAAGATaggaataatgtatataaaaa ctaTTGGTGATCCAGGATTAATTGGAGGTTCAATATCTCATGAATATCATTATGTAAGTGATATAGGTGAAGATATTGTTTGTATATGTCCATCTTGTcaatatagtattaataaaacaatatgcaAAGACTCATATTGTCCTAAATGTAAGAAtgcatttaatgaaaaaactaCTGCAGag gTGGgtcatacatttttattaaatacaaaatatacaatacctttagaagtaaaaataaaaataaataataaatcaataccTTTAGTAATGGGTTGTTTTGGACTTGGTTTAAGTCGCATTTTTACAGTTATGACTGAATTATTATCTACCAAAGATGAATTAAGATGGCCAAAAAATTTAGCACCATATACTGTATGTCTTATACCACCAAAG gcAGGaagcaaagaagaaaataaaagtcaatatataaaagaagtaatggaaattttaaatcaattaaatattgatactaTACTTGATGATAGAACAGACTTAACTATTGGAAAACGTTTTATGCATGCTCGCATAACTGGATTTccatatgttattataattggtAAATCCATAATGAATTTTCCAcctttaattgaaattcataatataaataattcaacaaattgtgaaatatctttaaatgatatacctaattattttaacaatgaagatatcaaactttaa
- the LOC107998034 gene encoding armadillo-like helical domain-containing protein 3, producing MAMTMRKRSGSGSKRQHKGKLVPIYESFFKGEDLTLAHPNFWNELFLIKPMVPHIESEILHMTTEQLNASRENLNALVCHCVDTLVDEHPFRVVYALQTLAAVIQSMYKKASQGDCGFNLIDILVGFDSAEQRMTTLMQHCNNFLTGEYPDSLKALCLKLLLIIVTGMDNVSQNTLLEYVMLNSVFESLVQLLRDTTARNRHGHDAVLLLTLLVNYRKHERANPYIVKLSILDDELALNGYGQVISSSLMEFCRQFAQQRAEIQASWLSSLTSIVGSMFVGEEEAKTQQVRANNALLLALYEATHLNRNFVTTLAYTQSDTSAPPSPNNTLGPNAVAPGAQLPDVMAQPFNLLATFLQYCSIVMQVIRTEAIMNNVKLCFLILSCIAEDQYANSLMHDANLAFRVQLHRVPMHHRKIQDKTAPAQPLAATLLDLLVEFVTSHMMKKFPLELYHQCIGVLQRLLCYQKRCRIRLGYQWRDLWTALINLLKFLTTHESHLIKKMNIFPLAIQVVNILNLFITYGDTFLSSPSSYDELFYEIIRMRLIFTNLNAMALRYSTSESYEYKEHALKLTNCLVNMRDIVNHFPPKIAAWLASESLSTPTEQQILAIIIQNYDSLTLKLQDNLDQYERYSEKSNHVAFFEDMVMIKCNWSCN from the exons atggcAATGACTATGAGAAAACGAAGTGGTTCAGGCTCCAAACGTCAACATAAAGGAAAGCTTGTACCAATTTATGAAAGCTTTTTTAAAGGAGAAGATTTAACATTAGCTCATCCAAATTTTTGGaatgaattattcttaattaaaccTATG gttCCACATattgaaagtgaaattttacatATGACTACAGAACAATTAAATGCAAGTAGAGAAAACTTAAATGCTTTAGTTTGTCATTGTGTAGACACATTAGTTGATGAACATCCTTTCAGAGTTGTATATGCTTTACAAACTTTAGCAGCTGTCATTCaatctatgtataaaaaagcTAGTCAAGGTGATTgcggatttaatttaatagacaTCTTAGTAGGGTTTGATTCTGCAGAGCAGAGAATGACAACATTAATGCaacattgtaataattttttaacag GTGAATATCCTGATAGTTTAAAAGCTTTAtgcttaaaattattgttaattattgttaCTGGCATGGACAATGTTAGTCAAAACACTTTATTGGAATATGTTATGCTTAATAGTGTTTTTGAATCTCTGGTTCAA ttGCTAAGAGATACAACAGCTAGAAATCGTCATGGGCATGATGCAGTGTTGCTTTTAACACTTCTAGTCAATTATAGAAAGCACGAAAGAGCAAATCCTTATATTGTTAAGTTATCAATTTTAGATGATGAATTAGCTCTTAATGGATATGGGCAAGTTATATCAAGTTCATTGATGGAATTTTGTAGGCAATTTGCTCAACAAAGAGcag aaATACAAGCATCTTGGTTATCTTCCTTAACTAGTATAGTTGGAAGTATGTTTGttggagaagaagaagcaaaAACGCAACAAGTTCGTGCAAATAATGCATTGTTATTAGCACTTTATGAAGCAACGCATTTAAATCGTAATTTTGTAACTACTTTGGCATACACACAAAGTGATACAAGTGCTCCACCTTCTCCAAATAATACATTAGGACCAAATGCAGTAGCTCCTGGAGCACAATTACCTGATGTAATGGCTCAgccatttaatttattggctacatttttacaatattg ttcAATAGTTATGCAAGTAATCAGAACAGAGgcaataatgaataatgttaAGTTGTGCTTCCTCATATTAAGTTGTATTGCAGAGGATCAATATGCAAATAGTTTGATGCATGATGCAAACTTAGCATTTAGAGTACAACTTCATCGAGTACCGATGCATCATAGAAAGATACAAGATAAAACAGCACCAGCTCAACCATTAGCAGCTACCTTACTTG atTTACTCGTTGAATTTGTTACATCacatatgatgaaaaaatttccattggaACTTTATCATCAATGTATCGGAGTTTTACAGAGGTTGCTTTGTTATCAAAAAAGATGTAGAATTAGACTTGGATATCAATGGAGAGATCTTTGGACTGCTTTGATTAATTTactcaaatttttaacaacaCATGAAAgtcatcttattaaaaaaatgaatatttttccattagcTATTCAg gttgtgaatattttaaatctatttattacatatggaGATACATTTCTATCTTCTCCTAGTAGTtatgatgaattattttacgaaataatacgaatgagattgattttcacaaatttaaatGCTATgg cacTCCGATATTCAACAAGTGAATCTTATGAATATAAAGAACATGCATTAAAATTGACGAATTGTTTAGTAAATATGAGAGATATAGTAAATCATTTTCCACCAAAAATAGCAGCATGGCTTGCAAGTGAAAGTTTGTCTACTCCAACAGAACAACAAATTTTAGCTatcataatacaaaattatgataGCCTAACTTTAAAATTGCAAGATAATTTAGATCAATATGAAAGATATTCTGAAAAATCTAATCATGTTGCTTTTTTTGAAGATATGGTaatgataaaat gtaACTGGAGTTGTAATTGA
- the LOC133667388 gene encoding hydroxymethylglutaryl-CoA lyase, mitochondrial produces MFKIISVNNIYYFSMKKIRLFSNFVKIVEVGPRDGLQNEKNIVPTEIKVEFINKLSESGLKNIEVTSFVSPKWIPQIADNAEVFQKINKKMDISYPVLIPNIKGLKNALKVGVKEIAIFGAASETFSRKNTNCSINDSMKNAKIIIEDALKHDIKVRGYISCIVNCPYEGKIKPRIVANLTEFMLQCGCCEISLGDTIGVGSPNKIKSLLHELKHVSSDMNKFAIHCHDTYGQALVNIYASLECGIRTFDSSVAGLGGCPYALGASGNVATEDLLYLLHEQGLKTGVNLNEIVKIGEFISTQLQRKNQSKTGTAILAKKYLKNDL; encoded by the coding sequence atgtttaaaattatcagtgtaaataatatatattatttttctatgaaaaagataagattatttagtaattttgtaaaaatagtaGAAGTCGGACCTCGAGATGgattacaaaatgaaaaaaatattgttccaactgaaattaaagttgaatttattaataaactatcAGAAAGTGGATTAAAGAATATAGAAGTTACTAGTTTTGTGTCTCCAAAATGGATTCCACAAATAGCAGATAATGCAGAAGTAttccaaaaaattaacaagaaaatGGATATTTCTTATCCAGTATTGATACCAAATATAAAAGGtttaaaaaatgctttaaaAGTAGGTGTAAAAGAAATAGCTATCTTTGGAGCTGCATCTGAAACTTTTTCAAGGAAGAATACCAACTGTTCCATTAATGATAGTATGAAAAatgctaaaataattattgaagatGCATTAAAACATGATATTAAAGTCAGAGGTTATATATCATGTATTGTTAATTGTCCTTATGAAGGTAAAATTAAACCAAGAATTGTAGCCAATTTAACTGAATTCATGTTACAATGTGGATGCTGTGAAATTTCTTTGGGAGATACTATTGGAGTAGGTTcacctaataaaataaaaagtttattacaTGAATTGAAACATGTATCAAgtgatatgaataaatttgcaattcatTGTCATGATACATATGGGCAAGCtttagttaatatttatgCTAGCCTTGAATGTGGTATAAGAACTTTTGATTCATCTGTTGCTGGTCTAGGAGGTTGTCCGTATGCACTTGGAGCTTCTGGAAATGTTGCTACAGAAGATTTACTTTATTTGTTACATGAGCAAGGTTTGAAAACTGGAGTCAATCTCAATGAAATAGTGAAAATAGGAGAATTTATTAGTACTCAGcttcaaagaaaaaatcaatctaaaaCAGGTACTGCAAttcttgcaaaaaaatatttaaaaaatgatttataa
- the LOC107998020 gene encoding sulfite oxidase, mitochondrial isoform X2, producing MISYSVYLSSIQYHIKTFKNYHIRELHIKQNTFKNNSYAKYTAYITVATSILGLYYYISYKNIYALNEKFIPCGEFRIDLKTYNLEEVAKHDNKENRIWVTFKQGVYDITDFIEKHPGGSSKILMAAGSSIEPFWVIFANHNTQEIYELLESMRIGNISKEDAIFNTINDNDPYSKEPIRHKVLKINGEKPFCAEPPPSLLIESFITPMELFYVRNHLPVPEIDLKTYTLELIIEEVTKKILKFEDIKKYPKYTITSAIMCAGNRRSEMTKEKQLKGLNWGIGAVGNATWTGTRLCDILKDLKIKEDDYNHIQFEGYDLDPSGTPYGASIPISKAMDSRADIILAYEMNEQPIPRDHGFPIRVIVPGVVGARNVKWLAKIIVSKKESQSQWQQNDYKVFSPNTDWDNVDFSKAPAIQEMPVISAICKPEQSEIIKVINGKINVKGYAWSGGGRKIIRVDVTNDQGETWYTANLDAEDNNAKVGRYWSWTLWSIDLPVKKELKEMEIWTKAVDASYNVQPENIKNIWNLRGFLCNAYHKIKVKLEH from the exons atgatttcttattcggt atatttgtcaagtattcaatatcatatcaaaacatttaaaaattatcatatcagagaattgcatataaaacaaaacacattcaaaaataattcttatgcAAAATATACAGCATATATTACTGTTGCTACATCTATATtaggattatattattatatatcttataaaaatatttatgctttaaatgaaaaatttattccatgtGGAGAATTcagaatagatttaaaaacataCAATTTAGAAGAAGTAGCCAAAcatgataataaagaaaatcgcaTATGGGTAACATTTAAGCAAGGAGTATATGATATAacagattttattgaaaaacatcCAGGTggttcttcaaaaatattaatggcaGCTGGAAGTTCAATTGAACCATTTTGGGTAATTTTTGCTAATCATAACACACAAGAAATATATGAGCTTCTTGAATCAATgagaattggaaatatttctaaagaaGATGCAATATTCAATACAATTAATGACAATGATCCATATTCAAAAGAACCGATAAGGCATAAAGTTTTGAAGATAAATGGTGAAAAACCTTTTTGCGCTGAACCACCACCATCTTTATTGATTGAAAGTTTTATTACACCaat gGAATTGTTCTATGTAAGAAATCATCTTCCTGTTCCTGAAATAGATTTGAAAACTTATACTTTAGAACTAATTATAGAAGAAGTaacaaaaaagattttgaaatttgaagacataaaaaaatatcctaaatatacaataacaaGTGCTATAATGTGTGCAGGAAACAGAAGATCAGAAATgacaaaa gaaaaacaattaaaaggaCTTAATTGGGGTATAGGTGCTGTTGGTAATGCTACATGGACTGGTACAAGATTAtgtgatatattaaaagatttaaaaattaaagaagatgATTACAATCATATACAG TTTGAAGGATATGACTTAGATCCTTCTGGTACACCATATGGTGCAAGTATACCTATTAGTAAAGCAATGGATTCCAGAGCAGATATAATTTTAGCTTATGAAATGAATGAACAACCTATACCAAGAGATCATGGATTTCCCATTAGAGTAATTGTTCCAGGTGTTGTCGGAGCCAGGAATGTAAAATGGCTTG ctaaaataatagtttcaaaaaaagaaagtcaaTCACAATGGCAACAAAATGACTATAAAGTCTTTTCTCCCAATACTGATTGGGATAATGTAGATTTTTCTAAGGCACCTGCTATACAAGAAATGCCTGTAATTTCTGCAATTTGCAAACCAGAACaatctgaaataattaaagtaataaatggaaaaataaatgtgaaag gataTGCATGGTCAGGAGGAGGTCGGAAAATTATTCGAGTTGATGTAACAAATGATCAAGGTGAAACTTGGTATACAGCTAATTTAGATGCTGAGGATAATAATGCTAAAGTAGGTCGATATTGGAGCTGGACATTATGGAGTATAGATCTCCCTGtcaagaaagaattaaaagaaatggagATATGGACAAAAGCTGTAGATGCATCATACAATGTCCAAccagaaaatatcaaaaatatttggaatctACGAGGTTTTCTTTGTAATGCATATcacaaaattaaagttaaattagaacattaa
- the LOC107998020 gene encoding sulfite oxidase, mitochondrial isoform X1 — protein sequence MILYLKIINQRKNRYLSSIQYHIKTFKNYHIRELHIKQNTFKNNSYAKYTAYITVATSILGLYYYISYKNIYALNEKFIPCGEFRIDLKTYNLEEVAKHDNKENRIWVTFKQGVYDITDFIEKHPGGSSKILMAAGSSIEPFWVIFANHNTQEIYELLESMRIGNISKEDAIFNTINDNDPYSKEPIRHKVLKINGEKPFCAEPPPSLLIESFITPMELFYVRNHLPVPEIDLKTYTLELIIEEVTKKILKFEDIKKYPKYTITSAIMCAGNRRSEMTKEKQLKGLNWGIGAVGNATWTGTRLCDILKDLKIKEDDYNHIQFEGYDLDPSGTPYGASIPISKAMDSRADIILAYEMNEQPIPRDHGFPIRVIVPGVVGARNVKWLAKIIVSKKESQSQWQQNDYKVFSPNTDWDNVDFSKAPAIQEMPVISAICKPEQSEIIKVINGKINVKGYAWSGGGRKIIRVDVTNDQGETWYTANLDAEDNNAKVGRYWSWTLWSIDLPVKKELKEMEIWTKAVDASYNVQPENIKNIWNLRGFLCNAYHKIKVKLEH from the exons atgattttatatttgaagattataaatcaacgaaaaaatag atatttgtcaagtattcaatatcatatcaaaacatttaaaaattatcatatcagagaattgcatataaaacaaaacacattcaaaaataattcttatgcAAAATATACAGCATATATTACTGTTGCTACATCTATATtaggattatattattatatatcttataaaaatatttatgctttaaatgaaaaatttattccatgtGGAGAATTcagaatagatttaaaaacataCAATTTAGAAGAAGTAGCCAAAcatgataataaagaaaatcgcaTATGGGTAACATTTAAGCAAGGAGTATATGATATAacagattttattgaaaaacatcCAGGTggttcttcaaaaatattaatggcaGCTGGAAGTTCAATTGAACCATTTTGGGTAATTTTTGCTAATCATAACACACAAGAAATATATGAGCTTCTTGAATCAATgagaattggaaatatttctaaagaaGATGCAATATTCAATACAATTAATGACAATGATCCATATTCAAAAGAACCGATAAGGCATAAAGTTTTGAAGATAAATGGTGAAAAACCTTTTTGCGCTGAACCACCACCATCTTTATTGATTGAAAGTTTTATTACACCaat gGAATTGTTCTATGTAAGAAATCATCTTCCTGTTCCTGAAATAGATTTGAAAACTTATACTTTAGAACTAATTATAGAAGAAGTaacaaaaaagattttgaaatttgaagacataaaaaaatatcctaaatatacaataacaaGTGCTATAATGTGTGCAGGAAACAGAAGATCAGAAATgacaaaa gaaaaacaattaaaaggaCTTAATTGGGGTATAGGTGCTGTTGGTAATGCTACATGGACTGGTACAAGATTAtgtgatatattaaaagatttaaaaattaaagaagatgATTACAATCATATACAG TTTGAAGGATATGACTTAGATCCTTCTGGTACACCATATGGTGCAAGTATACCTATTAGTAAAGCAATGGATTCCAGAGCAGATATAATTTTAGCTTATGAAATGAATGAACAACCTATACCAAGAGATCATGGATTTCCCATTAGAGTAATTGTTCCAGGTGTTGTCGGAGCCAGGAATGTAAAATGGCTTG ctaaaataatagtttcaaaaaaagaaagtcaaTCACAATGGCAACAAAATGACTATAAAGTCTTTTCTCCCAATACTGATTGGGATAATGTAGATTTTTCTAAGGCACCTGCTATACAAGAAATGCCTGTAATTTCTGCAATTTGCAAACCAGAACaatctgaaataattaaagtaataaatggaaaaataaatgtgaaag gataTGCATGGTCAGGAGGAGGTCGGAAAATTATTCGAGTTGATGTAACAAATGATCAAGGTGAAACTTGGTATACAGCTAATTTAGATGCTGAGGATAATAATGCTAAAGTAGGTCGATATTGGAGCTGGACATTATGGAGTATAGATCTCCCTGtcaagaaagaattaaaagaaatggagATATGGACAAAAGCTGTAGATGCATCATACAATGTCCAAccagaaaatatcaaaaatatttggaatctACGAGGTTTTCTTTGTAATGCATATcacaaaattaaagttaaattagaacattaa
- the LOC107998032 gene encoding hydroxymethylglutaryl-CoA lyase, mitochondrial, which translates to MFKIISVNNIYYFSMKKIRLFSNFVKIVEVGPRDGLQNEKNIVPTEIKVEFINKLSKSGLKNIEVTSFVSPKWIPQIADNVEVFQKINKKMDISYPVLIPNIKGLKNALKVGVKEIAIFGTASETFSKKNTNCSINDNMKNVKIIIENALKHDIKVRGYISCIVNCPYEGKIKPKIVANLTEFMLQCGCCEISLVDTIGISSPNKIKSLLHELKHISSDMNKFAIHCHDTYGQALVNIYASLECGIRTFDSSVAGLGGCPYTLGASGNVATEDLLYLLHEQGFKTGVNLNEIVKIGEFISTQLQRKNQSKTGKNHKKNLLSIRSTKFFHFIWLIKKFF; encoded by the exons atgtttaaaattatcagtgtaaataatatatattatttttctatgaaaaagataagattatttagtaattttgtaaaaatagtaGAAGTCGGACCTCGAGATGgattacaaaatgaaaaaaatattgttccaacagaaattaaagttgaatttattaataaactatcAAAAAGTGGATTAAAGAATATAGAAGTTACTAGTTTTGTGTCTCCAAAATGGATTCCACAAATAGCAGATAATGTAGAAGTAttccaaaaaattaacaagaaaatGGATATTTCTTATCCAGTATTGATACCAAATATAAAAGGtttaaaaaatgctttaaaAGTTGGTGTAAAAGAAATAGCTATTTTTGGAACTGCATCTGAAACTTTTTCAAAGAAGAATACCAACTGTtccattaatgataatatgaaaaatgttaaaataattattgaaaatgcaTTAAAACATGATATTAAAGTCAGAGGTTATATATCATGTATTGTTAATTGTCCTTATGAAGGTAAAATTAAACCAAAAATTGTAGCCAATTTAACTGAATTCATGTTACAATGTGGATGCTGTGAAATTTCTTTGGTAGATACTATTGGAATAAGTTcacctaataaaataaaaagtttattacatgaattgaaacatatatcaagtgatatgaataaatttgcaattcatTGTCATGATACATATGGGCAAGCtttagttaatatttatgCTAGCCTTGAATGTGGTATAAGAACTTTTGATTCATCTGTTGCTGGTCTAGGAGGTTGTCCGTATACACTTGGAGCTTCTGGAAATGTTGCTACAGAAGATTTACTTTATTTGTTACATGAGCAAGGTTTCAAAACTGGAGTCAATCTCAATGAAATAGTGAAAATAGGAGAATTTATTAGTACTCAGcttcaaagaaaaaatcaatctaaaaCAG gaaaaaatcataaaaaaaatttgttatcaatAAGAAGtactaaattttttcattttatttggttaattaaaaaattcttttaa